TAGCTTTTGCATATATATTTGTGAAGTCTCAATGGTCAATCGTAACCATGCTTGGTATTTCTCAAAGTTATGCCCTTGCAAACTACATTCTTGATGTGGAAGGCAACATTGTAAGCCTTTTCCAGATAATTGCCAGTCCCTTTTTAACCTATGTGAGTTCATTTATCTATCTTCTAGGATTCCCTTTCCTTTTAACCTTCACATTTGTGATACTTCTGTTCACAAGACAGGTCAAAGCACTGCAGGAGTATGCCATTGCAATCACAATTGCCTATATGCTGGCTTTCTTATTCTATACCTTCACTCCTGTAGCTGTTACTGGACACACATTGCCTGATGTTGTTCCTCTTCTTTACAATCTAAGTCCTATCATAAACGATGGTTTAAGGTCATTAGACCCATTTCTCAACAGATGCTTTCCAAGCCTGCATGCAGGCCTCTCCTTTTTGGCAATGCTATTCATAATATTCAAAACAGACCTCGATAATTTCAAACCCATTGCCATATTCATTACAATAGCTATTCAGTTTACCATATTCTATCTGGGAATACACTGGATACTGGACTTCAT
Above is a genomic segment from Methanosalsum zhilinae DSM 4017 containing:
- a CDS encoding phosphatase PAP2 family protein; the protein is MNVIAYYIFIPDKYKYKKRKINETISATTHKFSFLSEILPYLLLVAFAYIFVKSQWSIVTMLGISQSYALANYILDVEGNIVSLFQIIASPFLTYVSSFIYLLGFPFLLTFTFVILLFTRQVKALQEYAIAITIAYMLAFLFYTFTPVAVTGHTLPDVVPLLYNLSPIINDGLRSLDPFLNRCFPSLHAGLSFLAMLFIIFKTDLDNFKPIAIFITIAIQFTIFYLGIHWILDFIAGVILAGLSFYTAEQVHKRITNFQVSYGKKDEY